Proteins encoded in a region of the Lycorma delicatula isolate Av1 chromosome 6, ASM4794821v1, whole genome shotgun sequence genome:
- the LOC142326103 gene encoding uncharacterized protein LOC142326103, with protein sequence MYTRTGRDDGWNARYPNDSRPWLINTGHKEEHPSSTMKESFPSFQNYPKQPVYGRRKALLKTFLMQEIAEEFNEEITKEPEIEKDVDSEYKNQFNANGFKPTHTEHTDEDNQNHLKFPLYTDTPRTVWMDRLTTLEGTTASPITKPYAVFHKNSSFTKPLTEVLDEPKPGSIGYV encoded by the coding sequence ATGTATACTAGAACAGGAAGAGATGATGGATGGAATGCAAGATATCCCAATGACAGCAGACCTTGGTTGATTAATACTGGACATAAAGAAGAACATCCATCTAGTACAATGAAAGAAAGTTTCCCATCATTTCAAAATTACCCTAAACAACCAGTATATGGTAGAAGAAAagcacttttaaaaacttttctaatgcAAGAAATAGCTGAAGAGTTCAATGAGGAAATTACAAAAGAACCTGAAATAGAAAAAGATGTagattcagaatataaaaatcaatttaatgcaAATGGTTTTAAACCAACACACACTGAACATACTGATGAAGataatcaaaatcatttaaaatttcctttgtaCACTGATACACCACGAACTGTTTGGATGGATAGATTAACAACATTAGAAGGTACAACTGCATCCCCTATTACAAAACCATATGCTGTTTTTCATAAGAATTCTTCATTTACAAAACCTTTGACTGAAGTTCTTGATGAACCAAAACCTGGTAGCATTGGTTATgtataa